The nucleotide sequence GAGGAAGACAGCTTATGGCATGGGGAAAACCTGTACAGTCTTTACCAGAAGGCGGCGACACCCTATGCGTGGCATAAGGAGCTTTTCGACTACGCAAATTCATTAGGTATGCTCGCGTTTAGTTCCCCCTTTGATGAAGAGGCTGTAGATTTTCTTGAAGGGCTTAACGTCCCCTGTTTTAAAATTGCATCCTTTGAATTGACCGATATTCCCTTAGTAAGAAAGGCAGCGAGTACAGGCAAGCCTCTTATCATGTCTACCGGAATGGCAAGTTTAAGTGACATTGAGCTTGCAGTGAGTACCGCTAAACGCGCGGGCTGTGATGACATTGTTTTACTGAAATGTACCAGTACTTATCCAGCAGAGCCGGCGAATACCAATTTGACGACTATTGCGCATATGTCTGACGCATTTCAATGTCCTGTGGGATTAAGCGATCACACCGCTGGCGTTGGCGCTGCGGTAGCTGCAGTGGCGTTTGGCGCGCCCGTTGTTGAAAAACATTTCGTGTTAGATAGAAACGCCGGCGGCGTAGACGCCGCGTTTTCGCTAGAGCCCCATGAATTAGAGACGTTAGTTATAGAAACACACCGTGCATGGCAAGCGCTTGGGCAGGTAACGTATGGAGGTAGCCAAGCTGAAGAAAAAGCCAAGCAATATCGACGTTCCATCTACGTGAGTGAAGACATTTTACCCGGCGATAAGCTCGGCGCACATAATTTAAAAATAGTGCGTCCAGCCTTTGGCCTTGCCCCCAAACATTGGGACACTATACAAGGAAAGTGCGCAACTAAAGCACTTGCAAAAGGTACAGCTCTCGCGTGGGAGCATATAGCGGTATGAGCGAACTTTTGTTCGTGGTGGAGGCATCTCATTCCTCTGGAATAGGCCATTTGATGCGTTGTTTAGCGCTTGCTCAAGCCGCCGAGGAGCGTGGGCTCAATAGCGTTTTTTTTGTGCCAGAATATGCGAAAAATGTCTGTAAGGCGAGACATGACTGGTGCGGTGGAATCATTATTGCCGAGCCTAATGATGACGCCACAGTGGCGCAAATAAAAGAAAAGATTGCCACTCAAAATGCGGTGGCGCTAATACTTGATGGGTACCATTTTAGTGACCAGTTTGTATCGCAATTGGCCTTATTACCTGTTCCACTTGTATTATTGGATGATATTGAGAATGGCATCTGTAAATACGCCGATGTTATTGTTAACGCCGCAGGTGAAAACCTAAAAAATCACTATCGTGTCCTCAATACGAATGCGCAATTATGTTTGGGGTCGCAATACCGATTACTTCGCAGAGAGTTTAGGCAAACGCCCGTTTTGCCTGTTTCTCAGCGAAAAAGCCTTACCATCAATTTCGGGGGTAGCGATCCTAAGCATTTTACCTTGCCGGTACTAAAAGCGATATCCGAAAGCTTAGCCAATACGCCTATTCGTGTTGTCACCGGACCAGGCTTTATACCACTAGCGTCACTTCAACACTTTATTCAGCAGAGTCCTTCGCCTATTCAGCACATTCATAATTGCCAAGATATGGCAGACGTTTGGGGTCATTCCCGCCTTACTATTGCCGCCGCAGGTGGCGCTCAATTCGAGCTGGCAGCGTGCCAGAGTCCTTCAGTTTTGGTGGTAGTCGCCGATAACCAATTGAATGCGACACGTGAAGCATCGCAACAAGGTTGGTGTGATATGTGGGATGCGCGGAAAAGTCTAGCTATCCCTCAGTTGGTTGATAAAGTGGTGACGCTTTGGAACGATGAAGCGCGTCTAGAAAAGATGCACATGTGTGCTGCGCAGTTCTCGTTCGTGACAGGTGCAGATACCTTATTAGATACGCTTAATCATTAGGTGCGATAAAGGTAAGGAGAAGCTCAATGAACAATACTATTGTCACCGGATACCAAGTCACCTTGCTGCCTATTGCGCTAGAACATCAGTCATTGCTTCGCCAATGGCGTAATAGCCCAGAAATTAAACAATGCATGTTTTCCGATGAAACCATTAGTGATGCGCAACAATTAACATGGTTTGAGCAAGTAAAAGAATGTGAAAACCAGTGGCATTGGATAGTGTCCTACAGGGGCACTTTTATCGGCTCGACAAACATTAAGGCCACGGAAGAGGGCGCCTCGGTGAATGAATCTCCTGAATTGGAGGCGGGTTTGTATATTGGCGAGGGTCGTTACAAAAATAACATACTGGCCTTCGCACCAACACTCGCCATGTATGATTATTGCTTCGAGCAATTTAATACTCAACATTTTAAAGCGAGGGTAAAAGCGACAAATTCTGCGGCAATTCATTATAATCAAAAATTAGGTTACAAGACCATTCGTACCGAAGAGCAAGGCTCTGTGTTAGAGATGTTACTGACATACAATGATTATCAAAGCAGTACAAAAATGTTAAAACAGTTTTTGTCACGCTCGAGTAAAAAATAAAAAGAGGGTAAGGTGGAAAATAAAGAGAAGCTTACTAAGGCATTTACCGAATCACTAGGCATTGAACCACAACTGGTTACTGATGAACTCACTTACAACACCATTCCTCAATGGGACTCTACGGCTCACATGGTGTTGATTGCCGAGTTGGAAAATGTGTTTGATGTGATGTTAGATACCGACGATATTATTGATTTAAGTTCGGTAGCACAGGCAAAAATCATTTTACAAAAGTACGATGACAACATTGAGTTCGCCTAACTTAGCTGACGGTTCGGTATTGATTACAGGGGCAACCGGAGGTATCGGAGAAGCCACGGTCACCCGAGCTATTACAGACGGGGCATTTGTCATCGCTTGCGGTCGCGATGCGAATAAGCTAGAGCAACTTTCCTCACAGTTTGAGGGGAACATTCACACCCTTTGTTATGATGTGACTGATGAAAAAGCCATAAGCAACGCCTTTAGAGAAGTTCAAAAAGGGGTATCCGCAAAGAAATGGCCAGCGTTGTACGGTTTAGTGAATGGTGCTGGCGTAATGTCAGAGACAGTACTCGCAATGACAAGTGCCGACGCGTTAAAGCAGCAAATGGCGGTTAATTTTTATGCGCCTTACCAACACATGCAGTTGGCCAGTCGACTGATGAGCCGACAAAAGGCGGGAAGTATCGTCAACATAGTGTCGCAGGTCGGAGAGTTAGGAAGCAGCGGTATGAGCGCCTATGCAGCAAGCAAAGCGGCGCTAACAGGGGCAACAAAATCTCTTGCTAAAGAGTTAGCGCCCATGGGAATTCGAGTAAATGCAGTGGCGCCCGGCTTTATTGATACCGCTTTAACTGCCCACTACGATGAAAAAGCGAAACAGAAAGTTTATGAGCGTGTCGTACTTCAACGAGAAGGTACAGCAAAAGAGGTAGCTAATGCAGCTATATATTTACTTTCTCATCACGCAAGCTATACCACGGGGCATGTATTACCAGTGGACGGACTATTTTGCCCGTGAAAACCCTTGAACCAGATGACAGCCCTGAGCGCGTAAACAGCCCTGAGCGCGTAAACAGCCCTGAGCGTAGAAACAGCCCTGAGCTAAAAAACAGCCCTGAGCTAAATATTCCATTCATTACTTCCCACAAAGACAGTGATGCAATTGCGCTAATGGATGACAGTGGGAGGCTCTCTTACCGTGAGTTATCGAAAGCGGTTCAACGACGGGCTCATGATTGGCAACGCATCATAAATTGCGATTCGCGACAACGCCCCCTTGTCATGTTGTTTATTGACAATAGCATGACGAGCGTCATTGATTATTTAGCCGCGTTGACTCTCGATTACGTCGTATTGTTGCTTAATCCAAATTGTACACCTGCGACAAAAGCTGAATACTCAAGTAGGTTGAGGCCTAACGTCATTATTGATGACGGTCAGTTCTCACTGCTTCATCACGAATTCCAGCAAATAGATCCCCGCCTGAGTTTACTTTTATCTACTTCCGGTAGTACGGGGGCTGGCAAATGCGTGGCCTTATCTCACCACAACATAACTGCCAATTGCGATGCAATTTTAACCTACTTGCCGATAGAGGCAGAAGATATAACGCTCGCAACACTGCCACTTAGTTATTCTTACGGATTGTCAGTGTTGCATACCCATTTAAGCATGGGGGCTACTGTATGCTTTACCCGCCATAGTGTGTTCGACAAAGGCTTTTGGAATATCGTCAAGCACCATCCCATTAGCTCGCTTTCTGGGGTGCCATCGTTTTATGAAATGTTACTACGATTACGCTTTACTACCATGGCACTGCCTCATTTACGCTACTTCACCCAAGCAGGGGGGAAACTGGCAGAATCTTGCGTAACACGTTTGGCAAAGTACGCGCACCAAATGGATAAAGCGTTTTATGTAATGTATGGCCAAACTGAAGCCACAGCACGAATGGCATATTTGTCTCCCGATAAGGTTATGTCCAAGCCCAATGCCGTAGGAAAAGCCATTGCAGGGGGGGAATTTAAGCTAGTAGGCAATACCGCCCGTCCCGGTGAAGGCGAACTTTACTATCGAGGCGACAACGTCATGTTAGGCTATGTCTCGGATGCAGCTGATTTAGATAGTTTCTTGACAGATGAGTGGCTAGCGACGGGGGATTTGGCTATACAAGATGCTGACGGCGACTATATTATTACCGGCCGTATAAAACGTATGGTTAAAGTGGCTGGCGAACGGACTAATCTTGATGTCATCGAACAGGTTTTCCTCGATACACTAGAGCAACATAGTTTACTTTCACCGGCGTGTGTTATCGGCGAAGACGATAAGCTTATTGCGGTTTATGCAGGTGAACTGTCGGGAGAACAGCGCAGTTGCGTGATTGAAAGTTTATCGACGTCTCTGTCTTTACCGAAACGTATCATCGCGCTTAATGAAGTTGAATCTTTGCCACTACTGAGCAATGGTAAAGTTGATTATGCAGGTGTTTCACAGTTGGTGATGGGAGTTATTTAGCGTGTTTTCTTACCCGCCAGAGTTATTTGACCTACCCGTATACGGTTTACCCAGTACGCAAAAGCAAGCCATGCTAAATCGTGTGATGTCGCAGCTTAGTCAGCACCATTATCAGCATTGTGAAGCGTATAGGCGATTGCTAGATAGCAGGCCTTTTGATTTTGCTTCTGCTGCACATACTGAGCAATTCCCCGTTGCAGCAAGATTGTTCAAAGATTTAGCGTTAACCAGTATTCAATCGAATGACGTCTTTCGTCAAATGCGATCTTCAGGTACCAGCGGACAGGCGTCAAAGATTACTCTTGATGGAGAGTCAGCCAAACGGCAAAGCCAAGTATTAGTGAAAATCCTGCAAAGCTGGTTGGGCAAACAGCGCCGCCCCATGTTGTTAATTGATGCACCATCGACGGTAAAAAAAGCAGGCGCGATGACAGCGAGAGCGGCGGGTCTTCAAGGTTTATCGTTTTTTGGGCGACACCACTGTTATGCATTAAACGAAAATATGGAACTGGATATTGAAAAGGTTCGCGACTTTTTTTCTAAGTACGGCAAACAGCCTGTTTTGATTTTTGGTTTTACCTTTATTGTTTGGCAGACATTTATTCAAGCATTAGCACAGCTGAACATAAATTTTGACTTTGCGGATGCTATTCTCATTCACGGCGGTGGTTGGAAGAAGATGCAAGACCAGGCGGTAACTGACGAGATATTTAAAGCATCTATTTATAAAACCTTAGGCAACGTGAGTGTTCATGATTACTATGGAATGGTAGAGCAAACTGGTACCATATACATGCAATGTGAGAAGGGGTTTCTCCATACACCCGTTTGGTCGGACGTTCTTATTCGTAGCCCACAAGACTTAAGCCTTCTCGAACACGGCGAAGCAGGGTTAATTCAAGTCAATTCTGTGTTACCTACCAGCTATCCTGGACATTGCATTTTAACAGAAGATCTGGGCACTGTTTTCGGTGAAGATGACTGTGAATGTGGACGGTTAGGAAAGTACTTCAAAGTCCATGGGCGGGTACCAAAAGCGCAAGTGAAGGGTTGCAGTGATACATTTCGTTAACTTAAATCAAGCGCAGGTTGATTGGCATATTCAACCTAGCAACAGGTTTTTCGAGGAAGCCCCGGTTTCACATGAAGATATATTTGATTCTGTTTCGGGTTTTTCTGCTTATCTTTTTAAACAAGTCGAAAGTAAACAATACCCCGAAATTGTGTCGCTAGCATTTTGGTTTCGTCACGCTCACCTCAAGCAGGTTTTGGGCGAATCTAAGAGCGACATCAGTCAAAAAAACGTGAATAGGGTATTTCATATCGCACCGGCCAACGTCGATACAGTATTTATGTATTCTTTACTGTTATCAGTGCTATGTGGCAATAAGAATATCGTCCGTATTAGTCAACGGAGTGGCGATGTCACAAAGTTTTTGGTGGCGCATCTTAGTCAATACATGAGATCGCCAAAAGGCGCTGCACTTGTCTCACTCATCAGTGTCATTGAGTATGATGCGCAACACCAACATGTCACAGAGCAACTTAGTCACTGGTGTGGCTTACGGGTGGTTTGGGGAGGAGATAGCGCGATAGCTTCCGTTTCCAAGATTGCACCCAAAACGCCACAGATATGTTTTCCAGATCGCTATTCCGTCGCCGTATTGCAATTGGACAACGAGTCTAACGTTGCTAGTATCGCCAATGCATTTTTAGCTGATTTACTGCCTTTTACCCAACAGGCGTGTTCGTCGCCTAAGGCACTTTATTGGCTTAACACGAGTAATATCAATCAAGAAAAATTTTGGCAGCAGATTGAGTTATCTTTAGCATCTGCGACACATCAATTTGGCATCAGTCACAAGGTAGAACAACATCTTCTTCTTCAGCGGTTAATCAGCAGCTTTGGAATAGCACTGGTCGACGGTTCTGGCAATAAACTTGCTACGTTTGCTCGACCAATGAATATAGGGCCCATCGCTCGGTGTAAGGTCAAAACCTTGACACCTAATGTGCTAGCGAACCATAGCGGATATGGCTTGGTGATAGAAAAAGAAATTGAATCTGTGGATGAAATTGATTGTTCGTCAAAGTTGCAAACCATAAGTTATAGAACATTGAATGAGTGGCATAGCCCGCGAGGCGAATTTAAGCGGGCGGTACCTATGGGCAAGGCGCTAGAATTTGCGCCAGTGTGGGACGGCGTGGATTTACTTCAATCCTTTAGTCAATAATAGTGTTACAAATCGAGGTAATAGGATGTTAAAGGATATCCGTATTCATCTGGCGGCAGAGGATACTGCGCAAGAGCAACTAGAACAAGCACTCTCCAAACATATTGTGGGTAATCATCGCAATAGTATTTTAGCTTTTGCTCGCCACATTCCTTCACTATTGCCTGAGGTGCAAAAGGTATCAACACAGAATATTTCACTGTTTGCGAATAAAGAGGGTGAGTTTAATATTGTCGACTATGCTACTGGAAGAACTGTCTACGGCTTACATCCACAATCTGAGATCCTCAATCAATACCAAGCAATTAAACAACACGCGCCTTTCATGGCGTTAAGTCGTGATGAAAATGACAGTGAACAAATTACGGACGAAGAGCTAGCATCAATATCAGAATTAAAGAAATTACCAAGTTATAAACAGCATATGCGTTATGCACCTCTACCTAATGATATCAATGTTATGGTCGTTATGGGTCTGGGACTTGGGTACCACATTGAAGCGCTAGTAGAGCACCATTGTATTCGTCACTTAGTTATATATGAACCAGAGTTGCAATACTTTCAATGTTCTATTCTTGCTCTCAACTGGCAGCGGCTATTGCAAACAATGGAGTCTAAGGGAACCGCTGTATATTTGCTTATTGAAAAGGATGGCCGAGACTTAGTCGAAAATATAAACGAACTGTGCCAGCAATTTGATATTGATGGTTTTTACTTCTACAAACATTACAACCACGCGATATTCGACCGAATAGATGCTAGCTTGAAGCGTAAATCCTGGTGTGACTTGTCTAAAGAGGGAATGAGTTTAGCGCCAGATAGTAACCCTAACCTCTTTCTACCAATATGGACAGAAAGTCTCGAACTGCAAAATATGCGGTCAGTAGATAAGTCGAATTTACTGTTCAAACAAAACTTAATTGCATTTAAAGAGTATTTTCCAGATATTTATCAAAAGTTCTCGGATTATACGCCCGTCTCATGGCTGCCTATAGTCGACCAACATGATGATGTTCATCTTATCCAGAAACATTCATTGATTCCTTTTGCCGGGCAATCGCCAAAATATGACGCTACAGAAAATTTCAAGCACTTTGAAAAATTTCCCCAGAAAGACGGACTCATTCTTGGATATAAAGGCAAAAAGTTAAAGCATTATAAGCATTATCAGTTTGTTGAAGAGTCTGAATCTCTGCTTCAGGGTATTTCAGAAGAAGTCGGTCAGCTACCAGAAACCGTAAAATCGTTAATTATGTTCGGCGTCGGTTTAGGTTATCAACTCGATGCACTGTATCGAGAAAAAAATGTCGGGAAGTTGTTTTTATGTGAACCGAACAAGGACTTTTTTTACGCCTCGTTATATGCCATCGATTGGCAGGCCATTTTAACGAAGGTAGATCGTGATAACTGTCGAATTTATATTAATATTGGCGATGATGGCTCGCATTTGTTTAGAGATTTATTAGATCAGTTTTACTCAGTAGGGCCCTACATACTCGCGAGTACTTATTTTTACCAGTCATACTACAATGCGCACTTAGTTGAATCGCTAGCTCAACTTCGTGAGCAGTTACAAATCGTCATTTCAATGGGCGAATATTTTGATCATTCACTCTATGGGATTTCTCATACCATTGAAGCGATAAGCCGCGGTTACCCATTATTAACACGTAACCCAGATAAAAAACTGAGTATAAGTAACAAGGAAACGCCAGTTTTCATTGTTGGCAATGGCCCATCACTGGACGATTGCATCGACGCTATTAAGGCGTCGCAAGGAAAGGCGATTGTGGTTTCATGTGGTACTGCACTTATGACGTTGTACAAAAACGACATCATTCCAGATTTTCATGCAGAAATAGAGCAGAATCGGTCCACATTTGACTGGGTGAGTCGGATTGGTGATTTTGAATTCTTACAACAAGTCAGCCTTATCAGTTGTAACGGAATTCATCCAGATACCTGTCGTTTGTTCAAAGATGTGTTTATTGCATTTAAAGCAGGCGAATCGTCGACCATCGCATCATTAAACCTCTTTGGTAGTGAGAACTATGAAGAGTTAGAATACGCGTTTCCTACGGTTTCCAACTTTGCGCTCAACCTTTTCACCGCAATGGGTTTTAACCAAATCTACTTACTGGGTGTTGACCTCGGCTTTGCCGAAAAAAACAAGCATCATTCAGTTCAATCTGGCTACTATGGGAATGATGGAAAAGAAATATATGATTACAACGAAAGGAATAACACTTCGTTTGTCGTACCGGGTAATTTCCAACAGACTGTATTTACAAAGCATGAATTTAAGGTGTCTAAAGATATATTAGAACAAACCTTATCGAGTACATCCATTGATTGTTTTAACTGTAGTAACGGAGCGCGAATCAATGGAGCGATGCCACTCAAAGTTGATGACATATTGTTAGTTAACCCTGACAATAGTGCCTTAGAAGTACTTGAAACAATCAAAAATAGAGTGTTTATTCCTATTTCTAATCATGAGACTTGTATCACACGCTTCTTCTCAAAGTTTAGGCAAGAGTTGTTATCCACAGAGTTTGATAATTTGATTGCATTGATTAACGAGCCTGTCACTTCGATTGAAGATATTAATGCACTAATTGAAAAGCAGAAGAACTTGGTTTTTCAATCCTATGGCAGTGGTTCTTCATTACTTTTCTATCTTCTTTTTGGAAGTATGAACTACTGTAATGTCATGCTGAGTAAATGCGAATTTATTAGAGATGAAAAGGCTTCT is from Alteromonas australica and encodes:
- a CDS encoding motility associated factor glycosyltransferase family protein, translating into MLKDIRIHLAAEDTAQEQLEQALSKHIVGNHRNSILAFARHIPSLLPEVQKVSTQNISLFANKEGEFNIVDYATGRTVYGLHPQSEILNQYQAIKQHAPFMALSRDENDSEQITDEELASISELKKLPSYKQHMRYAPLPNDINVMVVMGLGLGYHIEALVEHHCIRHLVIYEPELQYFQCSILALNWQRLLQTMESKGTAVYLLIEKDGRDLVENINELCQQFDIDGFYFYKHYNHAIFDRIDASLKRKSWCDLSKEGMSLAPDSNPNLFLPIWTESLELQNMRSVDKSNLLFKQNLIAFKEYFPDIYQKFSDYTPVSWLPIVDQHDDVHLIQKHSLIPFAGQSPKYDATENFKHFEKFPQKDGLILGYKGKKLKHYKHYQFVEESESLLQGISEEVGQLPETVKSLIMFGVGLGYQLDALYREKNVGKLFLCEPNKDFFYASLYAIDWQAILTKVDRDNCRIYINIGDDGSHLFRDLLDQFYSVGPYILASTYFYQSYYNAHLVESLAQLREQLQIVISMGEYFDHSLYGISHTIEAISRGYPLLTRNPDKKLSISNKETPVFIVGNGPSLDDCIDAIKASQGKAIVVSCGTALMTLYKNDIIPDFHAEIEQNRSTFDWVSRIGDFEFLQQVSLISCNGIHPDTCRLFKDVFIAFKAGESSTIASLNLFGSENYEELEYAFPTVSNFALNLFTAMGFNQIYLLGVDLGFAEKNKHHSVQSGYYGNDGKEIYDYNERNNTSFVVPGNFQQTVFTKHEFKVSKDILEQTLSSTSIDCFNCSNGARINGAMPLKVDDILLVNPDNSALEVLETIKNRVFIPISNHETCITRFFSKFRQELLSTEFDNLIALINEPVTSIEDINALIEKQKNLVFQSYGSGSSLLFYLLFGSMNYCNVMLSKCEFIRDEKASLTYAEQLLKRWVAFLERANFAGLNLRSSMDTAASLAGDRQRKYLKLFNRKTLYVTNLHQDVVFNRLNAQLFSQNIIDIKAFDINDVEYCTNYTDVRFAFWVESQQQVDDLIAALNKSTISQSHVFWFGRDVAHLDITALRYTSSLVLHPEFIYGRSGVEQIIEGEAPFWVEERLAHVALKFDFTVTYSRIVVPKLGLRNRNSCEHTLTAFYNKVISGTRAFTSFLDFGSYLVFATDEELKANLIDMAGNRGGFYRKSDLSIDLLSTEINDELMASLNQASLLGKIGQRYLP
- a CDS encoding acyl-CoA reductase, encoding MIHFVNLNQAQVDWHIQPSNRFFEEAPVSHEDIFDSVSGFSAYLFKQVESKQYPEIVSLAFWFRHAHLKQVLGESKSDISQKNVNRVFHIAPANVDTVFMYSLLLSVLCGNKNIVRISQRSGDVTKFLVAHLSQYMRSPKGAALVSLISVIEYDAQHQHVTEQLSHWCGLRVVWGGDSAIASVSKIAPKTPQICFPDRYSVAVLQLDNESNVASIANAFLADLLPFTQQACSSPKALYWLNTSNINQEKFWQQIELSLASATHQFGISHKVEQHLLLQRLISSFGIALVDGSGNKLATFARPMNIGPIARCKVKTLTPNVLANHSGYGLVIEKEIESVDEIDCSSKLQTISYRTLNEWHSPRGEFKRAVPMGKALEFAPVWDGVDLLQSFSQ
- a CDS encoding acyl carrier protein, producing MENKEKLTKAFTESLGIEPQLVTDELTYNTIPQWDSTAHMVLIAELENVFDVMLDTDDIIDLSSVAQAKIILQKYDDNIEFA
- the pseI gene encoding pseudaminic acid synthase; the protein is MTNWQHESINIGGRLVGADHPPFIIAELSGNHSQSLATAREMVKAAAQSGAHAIKLQTYTADSMTLDVTSEGFVIEEEDSLWHGENLYSLYQKAATPYAWHKELFDYANSLGMLAFSSPFDEEAVDFLEGLNVPCFKIASFELTDIPLVRKAASTGKPLIMSTGMASLSDIELAVSTAKRAGCDDIVLLKCTSTYPAEPANTNLTTIAHMSDAFQCPVGLSDHTAGVGAAVAAVAFGAPVVEKHFVLDRNAGGVDAAFSLEPHELETLVIETHRAWQALGQVTYGGSQAEEKAKQYRRSIYVSEDILPGDKLGAHNLKIVRPAFGLAPKHWDTIQGKCATKALAKGTALAWEHIAV
- the pseG gene encoding UDP-2,4-diacetamido-2,4,6-trideoxy-beta-L-altropyranose hydrolase, yielding MSELLFVVEASHSSGIGHLMRCLALAQAAEERGLNSVFFVPEYAKNVCKARHDWCGGIIIAEPNDDATVAQIKEKIATQNAVALILDGYHFSDQFVSQLALLPVPLVLLDDIENGICKYADVIVNAAGENLKNHYRVLNTNAQLCLGSQYRLLRREFRQTPVLPVSQRKSLTINFGGSDPKHFTLPVLKAISESLANTPIRVVTGPGFIPLASLQHFIQQSPSPIQHIHNCQDMADVWGHSRLTIAAAGGAQFELAACQSPSVLVVVADNQLNATREASQQGWCDMWDARKSLAIPQLVDKVVTLWNDEARLEKMHMCAAQFSFVTGADTLLDTLNH
- a CDS encoding AMP-binding protein; its protein translation is MKTLEPDDSPERVNSPERVNSPERRNSPELKNSPELNIPFITSHKDSDAIALMDDSGRLSYRELSKAVQRRAHDWQRIINCDSRQRPLVMLFIDNSMTSVIDYLAALTLDYVVLLLNPNCTPATKAEYSSRLRPNVIIDDGQFSLLHHEFQQIDPRLSLLLSTSGSTGAGKCVALSHHNITANCDAILTYLPIEAEDITLATLPLSYSYGLSVLHTHLSMGATVCFTRHSVFDKGFWNIVKHHPISSLSGVPSFYEMLLRLRFTTMALPHLRYFTQAGGKLAESCVTRLAKYAHQMDKAFYVMYGQTEATARMAYLSPDKVMSKPNAVGKAIAGGEFKLVGNTARPGEGELYYRGDNVMLGYVSDAADLDSFLTDEWLATGDLAIQDADGDYIITGRIKRMVKVAGERTNLDVIEQVFLDTLEQHSLLSPACVIGEDDKLIAVYAGELSGEQRSCVIESLSTSLSLPKRIIALNEVESLPLLSNGKVDYAGVSQLVMGVI
- a CDS encoding GNAT family N-acetyltransferase — its product is MNNTIVTGYQVTLLPIALEHQSLLRQWRNSPEIKQCMFSDETISDAQQLTWFEQVKECENQWHWIVSYRGTFIGSTNIKATEEGASVNESPELEAGLYIGEGRYKNNILAFAPTLAMYDYCFEQFNTQHFKARVKATNSAAIHYNQKLGYKTIRTEEQGSVLEMLLTYNDYQSSTKMLKQFLSRSSKK
- a CDS encoding LuxE/PaaK family acyltransferase, with product MFSYPPELFDLPVYGLPSTQKQAMLNRVMSQLSQHHYQHCEAYRRLLDSRPFDFASAAHTEQFPVAARLFKDLALTSIQSNDVFRQMRSSGTSGQASKITLDGESAKRQSQVLVKILQSWLGKQRRPMLLIDAPSTVKKAGAMTARAAGLQGLSFFGRHHCYALNENMELDIEKVRDFFSKYGKQPVLIFGFTFIVWQTFIQALAQLNINFDFADAILIHGGGWKKMQDQAVTDEIFKASIYKTLGNVSVHDYYGMVEQTGTIYMQCEKGFLHTPVWSDVLIRSPQDLSLLEHGEAGLIQVNSVLPTSYPGHCILTEDLGTVFGEDDCECGRLGKYFKVHGRVPKAQVKGCSDTFR
- a CDS encoding SDR family NAD(P)-dependent oxidoreductase, translated to MTTLSSPNLADGSVLITGATGGIGEATVTRAITDGAFVIACGRDANKLEQLSSQFEGNIHTLCYDVTDEKAISNAFREVQKGVSAKKWPALYGLVNGAGVMSETVLAMTSADALKQQMAVNFYAPYQHMQLASRLMSRQKAGSIVNIVSQVGELGSSGMSAYAASKAALTGATKSLAKELAPMGIRVNAVAPGFIDTALTAHYDEKAKQKVYERVVLQREGTAKEVANAAIYLLSHHASYTTGHVLPVDGLFCP